TACGAATACTTGCATTGGCACTTGTGGGTGATGTAGTTTGTACATGAATACCTGTACTCTCACTCAAAAGCATACGAATATCCCCTGCTTTCATATTTCCTTTTTCGTCCAATTCTTCACCTCCGATAAATTCAATACGGGTGGGAATATTTTGTATGCTTCTCGTACTTCTGGTAGAGGATATAACAATTTCGTCTAATTCCTCTGAACTTTCTTTGAGTAGGATTTCAATAACACTGGTGTCCTTTAACGGAAATTCTAATGTATCAATACGTTCATTGAAGCCTATATAACTAAAATGTATTTCCTGTAATCCATTAGGAATATTGATTAACGTAATTTGTCCGTTCTCGTTAGATGTTGCTCCAATTGAAGTACCTTTTATAGATGCCGTTACGCCAATTAAAGGTTCTTTTGTTCCACTGCTTTTTACAACAGCGTTTAACGTGTTTTGTGCATGTACACAAAGGTTTAGTGCCATGAAAAATGACACAATGAGTATTTTTTTCATTGTAAAATGATACTTAATGTGAATAAATAAACGATGACGATGCAGAGCATCGTTACTAATTAATTTGTGCTGAAAGCACTACACATTAAGCGATTTGTGGGGGATGCCAAATAGAATAGGGAAAGTCTGAAACAGGTGACGTAGTTATTGCTCCTAATTTCTTTTCAGGTAGTTGTACAGAGTTTGCTGTTGAAAAATAAAATGAGGTTATTACAAACCCCGTACAAGTATTACATTTAGAAAAAGGGGAGCAACAATCCATACCGCAATCATCATTGTCTTGTTCTTGACTGTCTGTTATTTGTTGTGCGAGGTCAAGGCATTTATCTTCCACAAAGCAAGGTGCTGTTGATAACACCAACACCATTAAAGCTAATATGAATGATAAATATTTCATTATGCAAAGGTAAAAAAAATTAGTTTTCAAATCTCTACTCTTATTTCATCCCTTAAAAAAAACCTTTTCTATGTGTAATACTTTCCCTTTAACCACAAACTTGCTCTTACCAATAATATCAATACCGGAACTTCCACAAGTGGGCCGATAACGCCCACAAATGCCTGTGGTGAATGAATGCCAAAGACAGCTATTGCTACGGCTATTGCCAATTCAAAATTATTTCCTGTGGCTGTAAATGCGATGGATGCGTTTTTGTCGTAAGGAACATTTAAGAATTTGCTGATAAAGAAGCTCACGAAAAACATCAGTACAAAATAGATGATAAGCGGTATAGCTACTTTTACTACATCCATTGGCAACTCCAATATTTTATCACCTTTCAGACTGAACATCAATACTATGGTAAACAATAAAGCATATAATGTAACGGGTGATATTTTGGGAACGAATTTGCGGTTATACCAGTCTATACCTTTTGATTTTACAAGTGCATAACGGCTTATAAAACCTGCGAAAAATGGAATACCCAAATATATCAGCACGCTTTCGGTTACATCTTTCATGGATACGGTTACGTTGAAATCGGCTAAGCCTAATTTGTTGGGCAGAACATTGATGAACAGCCAAACAAAGAAGCTGTACGTCAATATCTGAAAGATACTGTTCAATGCTACCAATAATGCCGTATATTCCCTATTGCCCTTTGCCAAGTCACTCCATACGATGACCATTGCGATACACCTTGCCAAGCCAATCAGTATCAGACCTGTCATATAATCCGGTTCGTTCCGTAAGAACAGAACGGCTAAACCGAACATCAATAGTGTGCCGATAAGCCAATTCAGCAATAAAGATATGCCGATTACTTTGGTGTCTTTAAGGGCTTTGGGCAACAATGAATAATCCACCTTAGCCAACGGGGGGTACATCATCAATATAAGCCCTATCGCCAAAGGGATATTGGTCGTGCCTACGGATAGGGCATCGGTAGCATTGGAAATGTTCGGAAAGAAATATCCCAAGCCTACGCCTGTCGCCATCGCAAGGAATATCCATAAGGTAAGATAGCGGTCAAGAAATTTTAGTTTGGGTTGCATCGGCTAACTCTTAATCATTGAAAAAACATAGCACATTTCTGTTGCTATCTGTAAACTTCTTTCTGCATATACCTTTGATTGCTCCGGTGTCCCGTCTGAAATCTTGGGGTCTTCAAATGTGATAGGTATTCTCTTTTCCGCTCCGGCAATAAACGGACATCCGCCGTCTGCCTGCGAACAGGTCATAATGGCGACAAATGCCGATGCAGGGTTGAAAGAGCTGTCGTATTGCTTGGAAAATCCAATGATTGGCAAATCATTATCCCCATATTTTATGGCATATACAGGATTATCGGTTTCCGCAATCTTGAAAATAGTAAAACCTTGATTGGTCAATGTTTCCGCCACTTTCGGGAATAGTGCCGTTTCTTCCGTACCGCCCGAATAAGAATGTACATTCGGGATATTGAAATACGCACCTGCGACCTGCGCCCATATCTGTGCGAAGTGGCTTCTGCGTGAATTATGGGTGCAGATGAAATTGAGGTTTATGTCCGCTCCGCTGTTTGCTTTCTGCCGTACATAATCTATCAGCGGTTGCAGTATCGCTTTGCGTTCCTCGCTTACGTTTTGGTTGTCAATAACTCCCCTTATGGTTTCGGCTAAATTCTTGTACATTATGATTTGTCTTTAGTGTTTAGCAACATCCCGAATTAGGTGTACAGCACGTGCTGTTCAGCTCCGATAATTTTACTTTTTGTTTTTCCGCAGGAATACCGCAGGCATCATTTGCCAAACAAGCCGTCTGTTTGTTCTTTAGGATGAAACGCTGACCGTCAAAGTCCAAGTCAAACTTGCCAATCGTTTCGGTTTGGTATTCTACTTCGATTTCGGCCTCTTCCATTCCCAATTTTTCTTCTGACAGCTTGATGATGTTCAATAGTTTGGTAGGTTTTATCCTGTGTTCATAGTCGTTGGCATCCCACAGTTGGAAGTTTACTGCTTTCTCCGTGCGGACTACACCACCACAGTCAATAAAATGTTTGGTAATCTGTCCTACTTCCGTCACGTGGAAATGTTCGGGAACAAAAGTTCCGTTCTCTAATTGAAATTCAACATTGTCCAATGTTGGCAGGATTTCTTTGATTTTTGATAGTTTCATAATAACTGAACTTAAAAAATGAAAAAACAAACTATATATTGCAATATAACGATTATATGTGCTAAAAAAACACTACGTACAGCACTTCATTACTTGTACTTCTTGATTAAAAAACGTATTCAATTCGGCTTGAATTTCTTTCCATATATTTTCATCAATACAATAACAAACGGATTTCCCCTCAATAGTTCCCTGTATGATACCGATGCTTTTTAGCTCTTTTAAGTGCTGTGAAATGGTTGCCTGTGCCAATCCCAATTCATCGACCAAATCGTTACAGATACAGGTTTTCTGATTGATGATATATTGGAGAATGGCAACCCTTGCAGGATGCCCTAAAACTTTAAACAAAGAAGCCAATTTGTTCTGTTCGTCCGTAAATATTTCTGTTTTAGTAAGCCCCATAACGTTTTATTAATATCGCAATATTACGATGTATTTTTTAATCACACAAGAAATTTATAAAAATATTACCCCTGCTGTATCAAATGCTGTAAATCGAGGTCATTTCTCGTCCTGTTCGTCCATTCTCCGTATAAGTTCTTCCCGAAGCGCATCAAGGAATTTTGTACGGTTCATCTTCCGGTTTCTCAACTCCAAATAGGTCTGATAAAAATTGCCCAAATCAATATCAAATGTGCTTTCAAAGTATTGGGCTACTTCCCTTATGTCATTGTTCCCGTTGTCAAATACATTTTGATAGTGCAGGGCATAAATCAGTTCTATCAATGCCACTTTGCTACCTGTCCATTTCAGCTTTTTTTGGGTTTTCGATTTGTCTTTTTGGAATTTGTTATACAACTGGTCTTCGATGTAAACCTGTATCAAATCATTGGCTATTATCTTGGCGACCTTGTAATCATGTGAAGTGGAAAAGGACTGGTCGGACTGAAAATAATAGGTGTCCAACCATAGCTTTATATCATGCTTGCCACGAACAAAAAAACTCTCGTCAAGGAACGAGTTATTGCTCCGGTAGTACTTGTAAAAATCGAGGTTGTTGTCAAAGAACCTTTTTAATTTTTTCAGTTCTTTGTTGAGGTATTTCCTAATGGGCTTTGCACCATACGGCTTCTTTGTTTCGATTTTATAAATGGCGTTGTAGTAAATGAGTTTTGCTACAATGGCAGGTTTCTGATGTTTGAAAAATCGGATTTCTTCATCCGTGTTCTTAAACCCTCTTTTCAGCACATACGCTTTCAGTTCGGACAGGCATTCGAGAATATGGTATATAACGGCTTCTATCCGTTGCACGGAGCAATCGGCTTCAATCTCCAACTCGTTGATTGCTGTTTCCAGTTTATATAATGTTTCATCGTGAAATTTATCCATTCAGCTATTTTGAAATCTTAATATTTATGTTCATTTGTTTGGAAATAGGGTGATTGTCTCTATAAAATATCTCCTCTATTAGTAGCAAAAGCTGACGTTTCTTTACGTCAGCTTTTGCTGTCTCCTTATCTTATATTTTTAAAGTTTGTGTTATGCTTGCTAAGGATTGTAATCTTCAACATCGTGATAGCCAAATACCGTAATTTCCGGATGTTTGTTTACAAGGTCACGGATTTTGTTAAGTGAGATTATCCGCAGTTCATCATTATCCGCTCTTATTTTAACCAATTCATTTACAGGGTGATTATTATCATTTAATTCAGCCCTCAAATAATAGGCATCAGCAACATAAAAAAGCCATCTATTGTTAACTTTTATCGCTACGCCACAATGACCGTTAGTATGACCAAATAAGGGGATAAGAAAAAAGTCTACATCTATATCAATATCAATCTTCCTCGCTTCAAATCCATACCATTCATTTTCTGACTGTCCATAAGTTATGATTTTAGGATTGTGCGACAACGGTACTTTTAGGTATCTCGGGTTATCTGATTTAAAGTTTTCATATTCTTCCATTCCAACGTGTACGACTGCATCGGGAAAATCTGAAAGTCCGCCGATATGGTCGTTGTCCAAATGTGAAATGATGCAATCAGTTACGGAATTGGGGGTTAGACCAAGCTGTTCAATTTGCCTTATTGCTGTCCATTCTTCGTTAAAACGGAAGCCAACCATATCGATTAAATCCTGCCCAATTCTTGTTGCTGGCTGTTGGGTGTCTAAAAGACCAATTCCTGTATCTACAAGAACAAGCCGTTGTTCAGCTTCCAATAACAGACAATGCCCTATCCCTCTGCTCCCTATCGGCGACTGAATTTCGACACAATTAAGGTGATGTATTTTTGTCATAGCTTCAACTATTAGATTTCAATACGCTAAATAAAGAAAGGGCGTTGTCAAAAAATAGAACGGAAGCGACAATTTTAAATTAATTGCTGAATATTCGCATAGTTTCAAACGGGTGGGTCTCGTTAATTAAAAAAGACTGTTGCAAATTGTTTTTATGTAAGAACTCTTTTGGTGTACAACCGGAAAACAGCTTAAATTCTCTTCCAAAATGCGACTGGTCTGCGTAGTTAAGCGAAAAACCGATGTCACTTAGCTTTTTATATTGCCTTGTTCTTAGCAAATAAATAGATTTTTGAAACTTTATAATTCGCAGATAAGTTTCGGGGCAGACACCTACGTATTCTTTAAATTTACGCTGAAACTGTCTTCGGGAAATATGGAAACGGGATGACAGGTCATGGGAATTAATACCGTCAGCATCATCAAACATCAACTTTATACTATGGTCGATTATATTATCCTGCTTGGATTTCAATAATTTTCGATAAAGCTGTCCGCTAAATAACTGGATTATTTGTTCGGGGGAAGAGGTGTGCAACAACTCATCGGTGAATTGCTTTGAAAAAAGATATTCACTGTCTATAAGCGTATTTGTAAGTTCGGAAGTGTCTATGGAAAACAACTTTTTAAAGGCTGTTGGTTGAAGATTTACTCCAAAAATAAACGGGTTGCCTTGAAAGGAATTTATGCACGGGCTATCGTTTTTTTGACCGTAGACAAAAGATATTGGAAGTTGATGCCCATCAGCATTGAGTAAAGAGGATTGTCCGTTAAAATGTTGGAATATGATACCCAAAGCTCCATCCGCCAAAATTTTGTACGTTTTATTCTGGTGGTTAGCATTTTGGATGTTAGCCCACCAGAACTTTTTTACAATCTCTTTAAGGTTGTTATGTGGTTCTATCGTCACAATATCCATGTTCCTTAGAATTAAATCGTTCTCAATTTGCCCATTCCTACCCATTTTGACTTTGGGTATTCTTTAGACGTATTACAAATATATCTAAAATTAAAAAGCTAAAGTGGATGCGCTTATTTTAATATTGGAATGAACTGAGAAAAATATATCGTGATTTATGTAGCTTGTATCAGATGCTGTAAATCGGGGTCGTTCTTGATACGCTCCATTTCGCTTTCCACAATATGCACAATGTCCGCTTTGACCTGCCTATAATTGGCTTCAATGACCTGCTTCATATTATCGTTGCCGTGTTCATCGTTAAAGGATAATATTTGCGGTATCTGCTTATACGCTTTTGTTTCGGCAGAAACTTTTTCGTTATCCACCACAATTTCAGCGTGAAATATTTTCTGTTCGATGCGCTCATCAAAGTTGTCCGATACTGCTCCGACAAACATTCCCTGTGTCAAGGTAGATATTTTGGAAGCCGGAATAAGGCTGTCCAATTGGGTGGATATAGAAGTGGATTTGTCATTACGGTTGATGGTCATACTCTGCCTTTTCTGCAAGACCTTGCCGAAACGCTCGCTTAGGTTCTTGGCTGTTTCGCCCACTACCTGACCGGAGAAAATATTACCCACCGTATTTTGGATGACCTTGCTTTCCTTGTCGCCATAATCCCTTATCAATTGTGAATAGTCTTGAAAACCCAAGCATACTGCCACCTTATTGCTACGTGCCGTTGCGATAAGATTATCCAGTCCTCGGAAATATATCGTAGGCAACTCGTCTATGATGACGGAACTCTTTAACTTATCTTTCTTATTGATGAGTTTTACAATCCTCGAATTATATAATCCCAAAGCGGACGAATAGATATTTTGACGGTCGGGATTATTGCCCACGCACAAGATTTTCGGCTCTTGGGGGTTGTTGATGTCCAGTGAAAAATCATCCCCCGTCATGACCCAATAAAGCTGTGGTGAAATCATCCGTGACAATGGGATTTTTGCCGATGCTATCTGCCCCTGCAACTGGTCTTGCGCTCCGCCCTGCCACGCATCCATGAAAGCCGATAGATAGTTTTCAAGTTCGGGATATGAGGTCAGTATCGTAAAAACGTCTGCATATTTTTTATTCAGCAATTCAATAGCATGGGGAAACGTGCAGTACTTTCCGTCTTCATAGATTTTCAGAAACCAAATGATTGAGGCAAGCAATATAATTGGGCTTTCCACGAAAAAATCCCCTTGCTTCAAAATCCACGACCTGTTGAGGTTCAGCATGATGGTGTAAGAGGCTTCGTAAGCATCGGAAATGTTCGTCATAAAGGCAGGGCTTAGCGGATTGCATCGGTGGCTACGGCGTGGGTCGTCAAAATTGATAACGTAAAATTTCGGCTTCACCTTATATTTATCGGAATGTTTCAGCAAATGGTTGTAGGCAATCGTGGAAAGGTCGTCAAACTTAAAATCGTAGATATACATCGCAAAGCCCTTTTCGATATGTTGCTTGATGTAGTTGTTTACGATGGCGTAGGATTTTCCCGAGCCGGGAGTACCAAGTACAATCGAAGCTCGAAAAGGGTTGACGATATTAATCCATCCATTGTTCCACTTGCCCTTGTAAAAAAACTTTGTCGGAAGATTGACCGAGTATTCATTTTCTATCAGACGGGTTTCCTGTTGGAAGCTCTCGTTTTCGTTATTGAAAACATCGTCCATCAGGTTGTTGCGGAGTAGTCGGCTCATCCATACCCCTGCCATGAGCAAGGCTATATATCCCAAACTCGTTGTAAGGATGTAAAGCGATGTGGCAACCCCTGCTGACAGCTTTAACAATGGCGTGTTCAGAAAGAACAGCGCAAAGCCGATAACTAAGGCGGTGTAAATCTTAGCCCATGTTATCTTTTCATTCTTTACGCCTTTAGTACCAAGACAGCTTAACGCCAACAAAAGCATTGCAAAAATCTTGGTGTAAAGTGTGTGGGCAAACAGCCCTGCGGTACGGTTGAAATTGGTCAGTATCTTGCCGATAATTTCCAGTGTCCACCCACGTTCGGCAAAGAACCCGTAACAGAACCAATAAAAGTGCATCAGTACCAAAAGAATACTTACGGCACGCATAAAAGCCATGATTTTGGCTAATCCTCTCAAATCGTCTTCTCCCTGCATAACAAAAAATTTTAGTGATGCAGGGAATTTAGAGGCTATTTAAAAGCACTTATACAAAGGGGGGGCGGATGGCTTTTGGTGGCTTAGTTTGACATACTTTAAAGGTTACAATACGGTGATTCGAGATTTTTAGCGTTTTTTTTAAAATTCTAAGTCCTTCCAATCAGTATTATGAACTTCTTTATTATTGTCAACCCGATTTTCAATAGCCTCAATAAACTTAATTGTACTTGAAGTGTTATTGAATATCAATACGCTCTCCTCGTAGTTCAATATGGGGTTGTCATGGGCAAAACTTCTGTTGTTCCTAATATCGTTGAATGAGTCAAGATTACTAATGGACGTTCTTAATATTCTTTTGGACATTTCAGATTCAATATGATTATTTGCGATTAAAAATTTCACATATTTACCAAATAAGCTATGTAATGCTTCATCTTGCAAATATGTAATATTGTGTTTTTTACATAGTTCTCTAATATATTTCATTACGAAAGTATGTAATCTGTCAAGTGCAATTTCTGGCAAATTTTTATCGATGCTATCTTTTATAGACTCTGATAGTTTTTTGAAATCTAAATCCTCAACGTTTGGTTTGATAGCATTAATATCATTTACAATATTACCCTTTAATCGCTCTGCTATTTTTTGACATTCCTTATGAAGTTCTTCTTTCAGGTCAAATTCATCATTCTCAATATTAAACCAAGAGCCTGCTTTTCTATCTTTTAAATGTTCTAAATGATGGGTGAGAAGTTCAGATAACAGTTTTCCTACAGTATAATCTTCTTCGACTTTAATAAATTGTCTTAGTCGATTAGCTTTAGAGTTGGAGGCGTAGTGATACTTTTCATCATCAATATCTAAATCAACAGCATCTGATATGAATTCTCTAAACGTTCTGTCACTAAAATTTGAAACATAACCTGAGCTCATATCGAGAAATTTTTCAATCTTATTTTTCTCTTGAAGTTTTAAATCTGCCATATTTTTTTGCAATCGATATCAACTAACTTTTCAATAAATGAACTCAATTTTTATTGTCAGCACTGAGTTTTTTTTCATAGGTACGAATTTAACGAATTAAAAATTAGTTTAGTAAAAATCCATCGCCAATCATTTAATAGTTAGAGGCCGTCAATTCGCTCTGAACTGGCGACCTTTGCGTTTCTTCTTTTTCTTCATACGGTTGGCAAATGCCTGTTCCTCGTAGTCTTCGCCCTGTGCCTCCGGCAATAGCCCACCCAATCCGTCTATCAACAAATCATCGGTCGGCTGTTCTTTATTAAGGAAGTTAAAAAGTGCATGCGCTTCTTCTTTCTCTGCGGTCGATGGC
This Olivibacter sp. SDN3 DNA region includes the following protein-coding sequences:
- the arsB gene encoding ACR3 family arsenite efflux transporter: MQPKLKFLDRYLTLWIFLAMATGVGLGYFFPNISNATDALSVGTTNIPLAIGLILMMYPPLAKVDYSLLPKALKDTKVIGISLLLNWLIGTLLMFGLAVLFLRNEPDYMTGLILIGLARCIAMVIVWSDLAKGNREYTALLVALNSIFQILTYSFFVWLFINVLPNKLGLADFNVTVSMKDVTESVLIYLGIPFFAGFISRYALVKSKGIDWYNRKFVPKISPVTLYALLFTIVLMFSLKGDKILELPMDVVKVAIPLIIYFVLMFFVSFFISKFLNVPYDKNASIAFTATGNNFELAIAVAIAVFGIHSPQAFVGVIGPLVEVPVLILLVRASLWLKGKYYT
- a CDS encoding low molecular weight phosphatase family protein, with product MYKNLAETIRGVIDNQNVSEERKAILQPLIDYVRQKANSGADINLNFICTHNSRRSHFAQIWAQVAGAYFNIPNVHSYSGGTEETALFPKVAETLTNQGFTIFKIAETDNPVYAIKYGDNDLPIIGFSKQYDSSFNPASAFVAIMTCSQADGGCPFIAGAEKRIPITFEDPKISDGTPEQSKVYAERSLQIATEMCYVFSMIKS
- a CDS encoding DUF6428 family protein; translated protein: MKLSKIKEILPTLDNVEFQLENGTFVPEHFHVTEVGQITKHFIDCGGVVRTEKAVNFQLWDANDYEHRIKPTKLLNIIKLSEEKLGMEEAEIEVEYQTETIGKFDLDFDGQRFILKNKQTACLANDACGIPAEKQKVKLSELNSTCCTPNSGCC
- a CDS encoding helix-turn-helix transcriptional regulator; this translates as MGLTKTEIFTDEQNKLASLFKVLGHPARVAILQYIINQKTCICNDLVDELGLAQATISQHLKELKSIGIIQGTIEGKSVCYCIDENIWKEIQAELNTFFNQEVQVMKCCT
- a CDS encoding RteC domain-containing protein, which encodes MDKFHDETLYKLETAINELEIEADCSVQRIEAVIYHILECLSELKAYVLKRGFKNTDEEIRFFKHQKPAIVAKLIYYNAIYKIETKKPYGAKPIRKYLNKELKKLKRFFDNNLDFYKYYRSNNSFLDESFFVRGKHDIKLWLDTYYFQSDQSFSTSHDYKVAKIIANDLIQVYIEDQLYNKFQKDKSKTQKKLKWTGSKVALIELIYALHYQNVFDNGNNDIREVAQYFESTFDIDLGNFYQTYLELRNRKMNRTKFLDALREELIRRMDEQDEK
- a CDS encoding MBL fold metallo-hydrolase, which encodes MTKIHHLNCVEIQSPIGSRGIGHCLLLEAEQRLVLVDTGIGLLDTQQPATRIGQDLIDMVGFRFNEEWTAIRQIEQLGLTPNSVTDCIISHLDNDHIGGLSDFPDAVVHVGMEEYENFKSDNPRYLKVPLSHNPKIITYGQSENEWYGFEARKIDIDIDVDFFLIPLFGHTNGHCGVAIKVNNRWLFYVADAYYLRAELNDNNHPVNELVKIRADNDELRIISLNKIRDLVNKHPEITVFGYHDVEDYNP
- a CDS encoding AraC family transcriptional regulator, translated to MGRNGQIENDLILRNMDIVTIEPHNNLKEIVKKFWWANIQNANHQNKTYKILADGALGIIFQHFNGQSSLLNADGHQLPISFVYGQKNDSPCINSFQGNPFIFGVNLQPTAFKKLFSIDTSELTNTLIDSEYLFSKQFTDELLHTSSPEQIIQLFSGQLYRKLLKSKQDNIIDHSIKLMFDDADGINSHDLSSRFHISRRQFQRKFKEYVGVCPETYLRIIKFQKSIYLLRTRQYKKLSDIGFSLNYADQSHFGREFKLFSGCTPKEFLHKNNLQQSFLINETHPFETMRIFSN
- the mobC gene encoding conjugal transfer protein MobC; its protein translation is MQGEDDLRGLAKIMAFMRAVSILLVLMHFYWFCYGFFAERGWTLEIIGKILTNFNRTAGLFAHTLYTKIFAMLLLALSCLGTKGVKNEKITWAKIYTALVIGFALFFLNTPLLKLSAGVATSLYILTTSLGYIALLMAGVWMSRLLRNNLMDDVFNNENESFQQETRLIENEYSVNLPTKFFYKGKWNNGWINIVNPFRASIVLGTPGSGKSYAIVNNYIKQHIEKGFAMYIYDFKFDDLSTIAYNHLLKHSDKYKVKPKFYVINFDDPRRSHRCNPLSPAFMTNISDAYEASYTIMLNLNRSWILKQGDFFVESPIILLASIIWFLKIYEDGKYCTFPHAIELLNKKYADVFTILTSYPELENYLSAFMDAWQGGAQDQLQGQIASAKIPLSRMISPQLYWVMTGDDFSLDINNPQEPKILCVGNNPDRQNIYSSALGLYNSRIVKLINKKDKLKSSVIIDELPTIYFRGLDNLIATARSNKVAVCLGFQDYSQLIRDYGDKESKVIQNTVGNIFSGQVVGETAKNLSERFGKVLQKRQSMTINRNDKSTSISTQLDSLIPASKISTLTQGMFVGAVSDNFDERIEQKIFHAEIVVDNEKVSAETKAYKQIPQILSFNDEHGNDNMKQVIEANYRQVKADIVHIVESEMERIKNDPDLQHLIQAT
- a CDS encoding abortive infection family protein, with amino-acid sequence MADLKLQEKNKIEKFLDMSSGYVSNFSDRTFREFISDAVDLDIDDEKYHYASNSKANRLRQFIKVEEDYTVGKLLSELLTHHLEHLKDRKAGSWFNIENDEFDLKEELHKECQKIAERLKGNIVNDINAIKPNVEDLDFKKLSESIKDSIDKNLPEIALDRLHTFVMKYIRELCKKHNITYLQDEALHSLFGKYVKFLIANNHIESEMSKRILRTSISNLDSFNDIRNNRSFAHDNPILNYEESVLIFNNTSSTIKFIEAIENRVDNNKEVHNTDWKDLEF